CCGATCTTCTTTTGGCGAGCTTCGCGATCGCTGATCACCCCGTTCGAGGTGCTGATCACGGTAATGCCCATTCCGTTAAGGATCGGACGAAGGTCAGTCGACTTCGAGTAAATACGACGGCCTGGTTTACTGACGCGTTTGATGTGCTGAATAACACGTTCCCCGCTGGGGCCGTACTTCAGTTCCAAACGGATCTGTTTAACTGGGTAATCGTCGGTTTCCACCCAGTCCCAAATGTAACCTTCACGTTTCAAGACGTCGGCTAGGCCGCGTTTTACCTTGGACGTGGGCATTTCGACGTGTGGGTGCTCGACGCGAACCGCATTGCGAATGCGGGTCAACATGTCGGCGATAGGGTCGGTCATCATGATACTTGGGGTCCCCTTACCAACTCGCCTTGCGTAAACCTGGAATCAGCCCTCGATCCGCCAAGTTGCGAATGCAGATACGGCAGACACCGAACTTCCGATACACGGCACGTGGCCGTCCGCACATATTGCAGCGACGCTCACGCCGAGACGAAAACTTCGGCTCGCGAGTGGCCTTGGCGATTTTTGACTTGCTTGCCACGAGGATTTCCTACCTGGAAAACGAATCGACTGGGTAACAAACGTTATATATCTTGCCGCGTTCAGCGAAATTGCTTAGGCGGTTTTCTTCTTTTTCGGTTCATCCCGCTGAAACGGCATGCCCAACATGGCAAGCAGCTCGCGGGCTTCGTCATCGGTGGCACCACTGGTAACAAACGTGATGTCCATCCCTTGCTGACGGGTGTACTTGTCCGGGTTCAATTCCGGGAACACCATCTGCTCGGTCAGGCCCATGGTGTAGTTACCATTGCCGTCGAAACTCTTGCGATTCACACCGCGAAAGTCACGAACCTGGGGAAGTGCCAGG
The genomic region above belongs to Blastopirellula marina and contains:
- the rpsH gene encoding 30S ribosomal protein S8, encoding MMMTDPIADMLTRIRNAVRVEHPHVEMPTSKVKRGLADVLKREGYIWDWVETDDYPVKQIRLELKYGPSGERVIQHIKRVSKPGRRIYSKSTDLRPILNGMGITVISTSNGVISDREARQKKIGGEVLCEVW
- a CDS encoding type Z 30S ribosomal protein S14, which codes for MASKSKIAKATREPKFSSRRERRCNMCGRPRAVYRKFGVCRICIRNLADRGLIPGLRKASW